The Candidatus Methylomirabilota bacterium sequence GACACCGAGCACGGCCCCATCGACGCCGCCACGCTGGCCACCATGTTCGCCACGATCACGCGCTATCCGGTGGCACCGCTCGTCCGCGTCCCCGCCATCGCCGAGGAGCACTGCAAGCGAGTGCTCGACGCCGGCGCCTGGGGCGTGCTGGCGCCCAACGTGCGCACCCGCGCCGAAGCCGAGCTGCTGGTGGCGGCCTGCCGGTATCCGCCGGCCGGCGTGCGCAGCCTGGGGACGGGCCGGTTCTCGCTGTCGTTCAAGACCGACCCCGGCACCTATTTCGCCCGGGCCGACGACGTGCTGCTCCTCATCGCGCAGATCGAGCACATCGACGCCGTGAAGAACATCGACGAGATCCTCTCGGTGCCCGGGCTCGACGCCTGCTACGTCGGGCCCAACGATTTCTGCGCCTCGCTGGGTCTGGCGCCGTCGCTCGAGCCGCCGCATCCGGAGTTCGAGGAGGCGATGCAGGTCGTCCTCGCCGCCGCCCGGCGTCACGGGGTCGCCGCCGGCATCCACTGCGCGACCACGGAGACGGTGAACCGTCGCATCCGCGAGGGCTGGACCCTGGTCGGCATGCTCAACGACCAGCGCCTGCTCACGGGGGCCGCGCGGGCCGTCCGCGACGCGGTGAAGACCGAGCGGCCGTGACCGCGGCCGGGCGGGCCCGGCCGTGAGAATCCTGGGGGTGATCCCGGCGCGGCTCGCCTCCACGCGCCTGCCGCGCAAGGTGCTGCGCCAGATCGCCGGCCGACCGATGCTGTGGCACGTCT is a genomic window containing:
- a CDS encoding aldolase/citrate lyase family protein encodes the protein MTPNHVKQALRAGRPQFGTLLNFADPLVAEMMAAVGFDWLLVDTEHGPIDAATLATMFATITRYPVAPLVRVPAIAEEHCKRVLDAGAWGVLAPNVRTRAEAELLVAACRYPPAGVRSLGTGRFSLSFKTDPGTYFARADDVLLLIAQIEHIDAVKNIDEILSVPGLDACYVGPNDFCASLGLAPSLEPPHPEFEEAMQVVLAAARRHGVAAGIHCATTETVNRRIREGWTLVGMLNDQRLLTGAARAVRDAVKTERP